One part of the Vitis riparia cultivar Riparia Gloire de Montpellier isolate 1030 chromosome 15, EGFV_Vit.rip_1.0, whole genome shotgun sequence genome encodes these proteins:
- the LOC117932681 gene encoding uncharacterized protein LOC117932681: MPKPPIPSSASDSLVSKSHLPSSSRSFSSSLPSPRPSSSWRKRVFKQALSSPGKNNLSRHSDLTEESLEAYNRRNEFSPSPYYRGLTDSSLYISRQRAPSSPGRESHATTVATSSSISTLIIKVQKWTSTCFTSKSGRGEEDDVEEPRVEAKPAASSSSSSSKSRGTVLTVMKEESCSLGISNDVVSVNPEKPLRERVSEVEVPAPIISQKRVVFVENGETVSGDNGKNKDFTWADKYRPKALPDFICNRDKAVQLQDLVKVEQHPHFIFEGLAGVGKKTMISAFLREVFGHDRVQTREECKEFYLKGESIRSIRVNVKVSCHHIEVNLSDLKGYEKQVIVQLIHETGNNRANKAVRVNQEVQCNQDNRYAIVLYEAEKLSTEAVLYFKWLLDKYEGHNMVFFSCSDTSKLQPIKSLCTMIQLLPPSDEEIVEVLEFIAKQESINLPRELAEKIVGNSKNNLRQAIRSFEATWKFKYPFEEDQEIRTGWEDDIARIAKNIIEEQTPKQLYNIRGKLQKLTEHNVASEFIYKTLVAQLKMQLNCSYLQIRFDSIFDDYYREEGSMQREDGSMLETDRSFARNRHEEMGKRLNDPTRKNAHDVLKIEESIAKFMSCYKSLLSNQVVP; encoded by the exons ATGCCGAAGCCACCCATCCCTAGCTCCGCCTCCGACTCCCTCGTCTCCAAATCGCACCTCCCTTCATCTTCCCGGTCCTTCAGTTCATCCCTCCCCTCCCCCAGGCCTTCCTCTTCCTGGAGGAAGAGAGTATTCAAACAAGCGTTGTCCAGCCCCGGGAAGAACAATTTATCAAGGCATTCGGACTTGACAGAAGAGAGCCTCGAGGCATATAACAGGAGGAACGAATTCAGTCCCAGTCCTTACTACAGAGGCCTCACCGATTCCTCCCTTTATATAAGCCGGCAGCGCGCACCCAGCAGTCCTGGAAGGGAGAGCCATGCAACCACTGTTGCCACTTCAAGCTCTATCTCCACCTTAATTATTAAGGTCCAAAAGTGGACTTCCACTTGCTTCACCTCCAAAAGTGGTAGAGGAGAAGAAGATGACGTTGAAGAACCAAGAGTGGAGGCAAAGCCTGctgcttcatcatcatcatcatcatccaagAGTAGAGGGACAGTATTGACAGTAATGAAGGAAGAGAGTTGCAGCTTGGGGATCAGCAATGATGTTGTATCGGTTAACCCGGAGAAGCCATTGAGGGAGAGAGTATCAGAGGTAGAGGTTCCCGCACCGATAATATCACAAAAAAGGGTAGTTTTTGTGGAGAACGGTGAGACCGTGAGTGGTGATAATGGAAAGAACAAGGATTTCACATGGGCTGACAAGTATCGGCCCAAGGCTTTGCCAGACTTCATTTGCAATCGAGACAAGGCAGTTCAGCTCCAGGATTTG GTGAAAGTGGAACAGCATCCTCACTTCATATTTGAAGGACTTGCAGGGGTGGGAAAAAAGACCATGATCTCGGCTTTTCTTCGAGAAGTGTTCGGACACGATAGAGTACAG ACAAGGGAGGAGTGTAAGGAATTTTACTTGAAG GGTGAATCAATACGTAGCATCCGAGTAAATGTGAAGGTATCTTGTCATCACATAGAGGTCAATCTCTCTGACCTAAAAGGGTACGAGAAGCAAGTCATTGTTCAACTTATCCACGAAACAGGCAACAACAGAGCCAACAAGGCTGTGCGTGTCAACCAGGAAGTCCAGTGCAACCAGGACAATCGCTATG CAATTGTTCTGTACGAAGCAGAGAAGTTATCAACAGAGGCGGTACTATATTTCAAGTGGCTACTAGACAAGTATGAAGGGCATAACATGGTCTTCTTTAGCTGCTCCGATACCTCAAAGCTTCAGCCAATTAAGTCACTCTGCACGATGATTCAGCTTCTCCCACCATCTGATGAGGAG ATTGTTGAAGTCTTGGAGTTTATAGCTAAACAAGAAAGCATCAATTTGCCACGAGAATTGGCTGAAAAGATTGTGGGAAACTCTAAGAACAACCTCCGTCAAGCTATTCGTTCCTTTGAGGCTACCTGGAAGTTCAA GTATCCCTTCGAGGAAGATCAAGAAATTAGGACCGGGTGGGAAGATGATATTGCCAGGATTGCAAAGAATATCATTGAGGAACAAACCCCCAAGCA GTTGTATAACATCAGAGGAAAGCTCCAAAAACTTACAGAGCACAATGTAGCTTCTGAGTTCATCTACAAA ACTCTGGTTGCACAACTTAAGATGCAGTTAAACTGCAGCTACTTACAAATCCGATTCGACAGCATATTTGATGATTACTAT AGGGAAGAAGGAAGCATGCAGAGGGAAGATGGAAGCATGCTTGAAACTGATCGTTCATTTGCGCGTAATCGGCATGAGGAAATGGGCAAACGCCTTAATGACCCCACGAGAAAAAATGCTCATGATGTGTTGAAGATCGAAG AGTCTATTGCTAAATTCATGAGCTGCTACAAGTCTTTGTTGAGCAACCAAGTCGTACCATAA